Proteins encoded by one window of Molothrus ater isolate BHLD 08-10-18 breed brown headed cowbird chromosome 12, BPBGC_Mater_1.1, whole genome shotgun sequence:
- the FOXF1 gene encoding forkhead box protein F1, which yields MTAEAQQALSSQPPPPPVQSSYGPMSSVAEKQPQSSAMDAASAGTGGAAGSAPGSGGAPGGGGPKAKKTNAGIRRPEKPPYSYIALIVMAIQSSPSKRLTLSEIYQFLQSRFPFFRGSYQGWKNSVRHNLSLNECFIKLPKGLGRPGKGHYWTIDPASEFMFEEGSFRRRPRGFRRKCQALKPMYSMMNGLSFNHLPDSYGFQGSAGGLSCPPNSLSLEGGLGMMNGHLSSNVEGMGLAGHSVPHLPANGGHTYMGGCTGSSAGEYPHHDSSVPASPLLPAGGVMEPHSVYSSSASAWAPSASAALNTGASYIKQQPLSPCNPTANPLSSSLSTHSLDQPYLHQNSHNTADLQGIPRYHSQSPSMCDRKEFVFSFNAMASSSMHSAGSGSYYHQQVTYQDIKPCVM from the exons ATGACTGCAGAAGCGCAGCAGGCTCTGTCCTCTcagccccctcctcctccgGTGCAGAGCAGCTACGGCCCCATGTCCTCCGTGGCTGAGAAGCAGCCGCAGAGCTCGGCCATGGACGCCGCCTCCGCGGGGACCGGCGGCGCGGCCGGCAGCGccccgggcagcggcggggccccgggcggcggcggccccaAGGCGAAGAAGACGAACGCGGGGATCCGGCGGCCGGAGAAGCCGCCTTATTCCTACATCGCCCTCATCGTCATGGCTATCCAGAGCTCTCCCTCCAAACGCCTGACCCTCAGCGAGATCTACCAGTTCTTACAGAGCCGCTTCCCTTTCTTCCGAGGCTCATACCAGGGCTGGAAAAACTCGGTGCGCCACAACCTCTCGCTCAACGAGTGCTTCATCAAGCTGCCCAAGGGCTTGGGACGCCCGGGCAAGGGCCACTACTGGACCATCGACCCGGCCAGCGAGTTCATGTTCGAGGAGGGCTCGTtccgccgccggccccgcgggtTCCGGAGGAAATGCCAGGCGCTGAAGCCCATGTACAGCATGATGAACGGGCTCAGCTTCAACCACCTCCCCGACAGCTACGGCTTCCAGGGCTCGGCCGGCGGGCTCTCCTGCCCCCCCAACAGCCTCTCCCTCGAAGGGGGCTTGGGGATGATGAACGGGCATTTGTCCAGCAACGTGGAGGGCATGGGCCTGGCGGGACACTCCGTGCCCCACCTGCCTGCCAACGGCGGGCACACCTACATGGGCGGCTGCACCGGCTCCTCGGCCGGGGAATACCCGCACCACGACAGCTCCGTGCCCGCATCCCCGTTGCTCCCCGCCGGCGGCGTGATGGAGCCGCACTCGGTTTACTCCAGCTCGGCCTCGGCGTGGGCGCCCAGCGCCTCGGCCGCCCTCAACACCGGCGCGTCCTACATCAAGCAGCAGCCCCTGTCGCCCTGCAACCCCACGGCCAACCCgctctcctccagcctctccacGCATTCCCTGGACCAGCCCTACCTGCACCAGAACAGCCACAACACCGCCGACCTCCAAG GCATCCCGCGGTATCACTCGCAGTCTCCGAGCATGTGCGACAGAAAGGAATTCGTCTTCTCTTTCAACGCCATGGCCTCCTCCTCCATGCATTCGGCGGGCAGCGGCTCCTATTACCACCAACAAGTGACATACCAGGACATCAAGCCGTGCGTTATGTGA